GAAAATGTGCCGGGTTCCCTGGTGGCAGATGGCCATATTGTTGAAAAAAGAGTGAAAAAAGAAGGTTTTTGGGAATTGACTGTGGTCAAACACTCTACAAGTGTGTAGATTATAGTCAGTGGAAAACCGTACTCTTATTATAGGCGATGAACTTTTTGGCGACCAGGGTGAGGCTGCTCACCGCTGCGCTGAGCTTATTTTGTGCCTTGAGGCCAATCGCCCGGTCCAGTTTTCCATCAATGCCCCCGTTTCCCAGACATTGGCCCAGCTAAGAACCCGCGTATCTACGGATGTGATTGGAAAGAAGCCTGGTCGTATCGTCCTGGGGCTTGGGCTAAAGGATTTAAATAGGGGTGGGGCTGACTATAAGCTAGTATTTGAGCAGTACAGCCAGTTCGTGGATGACGTTTTGAACAAAACCTCGTCCCCGGTTCATCTCTTGACCATTCCAGAAGACATGTTGCCCAATGCTCGAAACCAGGTGGCTTGCCTCAACGATCTGATCCGCGGCTTGCAGGAAAAAGACCGCGTGAATGTTTTCGATTTTGCCGCCTACGCCGATATATATAAAGAGAAGCAGGTGGAAAGAGGCAAGTTTGGCCGCAGCATCTACACGGAGGAAGGCAAGCCTACCTCCCTGTGCAATACCCTTCTGGCCCTGTTCCTACAGGAATGCATTTTGAAAGAATTAAAGTAAGGAGTTATCATGAGCTTAACAGACGATCATTTCCAGCGTAAACTTGCAGCCCAGAGCCGTGCCTGGGACCAGACCAGCGAAGCTCCCAAGAAGGAACGCGCTCCCCGCGAACCCGCCGCTCCCAAGATGGGTATTTGCGATAAGTGCAAGCAGGAAAAACTGCTCCGCTCTTTCCGCAGCAAGGAAACTACCGTTTCCAATGGCGCTGCTAGCTATGGCACCGTGGTCAAGCATCTCTGTGAAGATTGCGCTCCCAAGTCCCGTCGTGAAAGGGACGCCGAAGTCCCCCAGATGGACAAAAAGCAGGTGAAGGGCCTCCTGAGGGCCGCCCGCAAGGGACTCCTTTAATGTGTCATCCCCGACCTGATCGGGGATCCTGCCTTAAAAAGCTCAAAATTTTCCCCCTTAACAAGAAAGGGGGATTTTTTTAAATTTGGCGCGCGCTTTTAAGAACGGAGACGCCAAATGTCTAACATTAATGCAAAAGAATCCGTCAAGAAATTCCTGGCTGAATCTGTAGCAACTGTCACCCCCGAACTGGTCAAGTCCATCAAGAGGGGTTATACCAAGCAAAATCTCGTAAGCGACTTGATGTCCGGCGTAATCGTGGGCATCCTAGCATTGCCTCTGGCAATTGCCTTCGCTATCGCTTCCGGTGTGGGTCCTGAACAGGGTCTTTACACTGCCATCATCGCTGGCTTTACCATCAGCTTGCTGGGTGGTTCTCGCTTCCAGATTGGCGGTCCCACTGGCGCCTTCATCGTGATTGTCTACGGCATCGTGAGCCAGTATGGTTACGATGGCCTGGCTTCCGCAACTCTCCTGGCCGGTATCATCCTGATTATCTTTGGCCTTGCAAAGTTCGGCGCCATCATCAAGTTCATTCCTTATCCGGTGACTGTGGGCTTTACCGCTGGTATCGCCGTGATTATCGCCCTGGGTCAGGTTCCCAACTTCTTTGGCTTGAAGTTCCTGGCTAAGGACCCTGCAGACGCTATCGGCAAGATCAAGCTTTATGCATCTTCCTTCGATACCGTCAACATCTACTCCGTCATCATCGGTATTATCGCTCTGGCTGTCTGCATTCTGTGGCCCAAGATTACCACTAAGGTTCCGGGCTCCCTCATTGCTATTATCGTTGCTACCGTCATCGTGAAGGTTCTTGGCTGGGACGATCCCGTTTCCGGTCACGGCGTTGTGACCATCGGTATGAAGAATCACATTCCTTCCGGTTTCCCCACTCCGCACCTCCCGAACATTAGCTTGGCCATGATGCGTGAAGTGTTCCAGCCGGCTTTGACTATCGCTATTCTCGGTGCTATCGAATCCTTGCTTTCTGCAGTGGTTGCCGACGGTATGACTTCTACCAAGCATCGCTCCAACACCGAACTTTTCGGTCAGGGTGTGGCTAACCTTCTTTCTCCCGTGTTTGGCGGTATTCCTGCTACTGGCGCAATTGCCCGTACTGCTACCAACATTCGTAACGGTGCTGTTTCCCCGATTTCCGGTCTTGTTCACGCTGTTGTGCTGCTCCTCATCATGCTGGTGCTGGGCAAGTATGCCGAAATGATTCCTATGGCAGCTCTTGCTGCAGTGCTCTTCCAGGTGGCTTTCAATATGTGCGGCTACCGCGCTGTGATCAAGATGTTCAAGCTTCCCAAGAGCGACGTGATCGTCATGCTGGTGGCTTTCTTCCTGACCGTGATCATCGACCTGACTGTTGCTATCGAAGTGGGTGTGTTGCTTGCTGCAGTGCTGTTCATCAAGCGTATGTCTGATGTGGCTGAAGTGGAAGCTGTTACTACTGCTCTCAAGGCTGACGATGAAGAAGCTGCTCGCAATGAACTTGCCCGTCAGGTTCCCAAGGGTGTTGTGGTTTACGAACTGGCTGGTTCCCTGTTCTTCGGCGCTGTAGACAAGTTCAAGGAAACTCTGAACCGCATTGCTGTAAAGCCCAAGATTCTCATCATTCGTATGCGTTCTGTTTCCAGCATTGACGCCGCAGGTATCAACATGATTGAAGACCTGATGAATCACTGCAAGAAGGATGGCACTCAGTTGCTGCTGTCTGGTGTGCATGCCCAGCCGGTGGTCGCTCTGACCCGCGCAGGCGTGCTGAAGCAGCTTGGCGAAGAAAATGCCCTGGGTAACATTGATGCTGCCTTGAACCGCGCCCGCGAAATCCTGGGCCTGCCGGTGGTTGACGTTTCCATCGATCCGAACCCCACTGTAAGCTGGGAAAAGGGTCTGGACAAGCCTTGGCTTCCGGAAGAATCCAACGCTGCTGTGGCTGAAGGTACTCCCGAAGTCATCGCAGAAAAGGTCTCCGAAGAACCCGTCTGGAAATTATGATGTTGGGGGCTCTGCCCCCAAGCCCCCGTCGCAAGGCTACGGCTTCTCAAGAGCTTCGCTCTTGTTTACCTTGCCTTGCTCGTCGGAGGGAAGCGGAGCTTCCACTCCGATCTTCGCAGGAAAGGCTGCTGGATTGATTCCGGCGGCTTTTTTTTTCGGGGTGTTGTATAGTGTTGTGATGTTCACCACAGCATATAGGGGGTGTGATTCCTGTCACTTTGGTAATTGAGGGCGGGTTTCTAACTTTGCAGCTGAAGAACGGGTGGTGCCGTTTGGGATGTGGTTATTTGGAGCTACAGTGGACAAAAAAAATATCTTGTTACAGCGTCGCAGTACTTTTGGGGATTTCACCTTGAACTATGTTGCTGCAATGATGGTTGTTTTAGGCGTACTTTTCTGCCTTTAGTATAGAATTTTTTTATCTTTGCGCCCATGTTAAAAATAGGCGTTATGGCTTCCGGCGGTGGAAGCAACTTTAAAGCAATTATTGACCGTATTGGCGAAGGTGATCTGGAAGCCCAGTGC
This is a stretch of genomic DNA from Fibrobacter sp. UWEL. It encodes these proteins:
- a CDS encoding SGNH/GDSL hydrolase family protein, translating into MENRTLIIGDELFGDQGEAAHRCAELILCLEANRPVQFSINAPVSQTLAQLRTRVSTDVIGKKPGRIVLGLGLKDLNRGGADYKLVFEQYSQFVDDVLNKTSSPVHLLTIPEDMLPNARNQVACLNDLIRGLQEKDRVNVFDFAAYADIYKEKQVERGKFGRSIYTEEGKPTSLCNTLLALFLQECILKELK
- a CDS encoding SulP family inorganic anion transporter encodes the protein MSNINAKESVKKFLAESVATVTPELVKSIKRGYTKQNLVSDLMSGVIVGILALPLAIAFAIASGVGPEQGLYTAIIAGFTISLLGGSRFQIGGPTGAFIVIVYGIVSQYGYDGLASATLLAGIILIIFGLAKFGAIIKFIPYPVTVGFTAGIAVIIALGQVPNFFGLKFLAKDPADAIGKIKLYASSFDTVNIYSVIIGIIALAVCILWPKITTKVPGSLIAIIVATVIVKVLGWDDPVSGHGVVTIGMKNHIPSGFPTPHLPNISLAMMREVFQPALTIAILGAIESLLSAVVADGMTSTKHRSNTELFGQGVANLLSPVFGGIPATGAIARTATNIRNGAVSPISGLVHAVVLLLIMLVLGKYAEMIPMAALAAVLFQVAFNMCGYRAVIKMFKLPKSDVIVMLVAFFLTVIIDLTVAIEVGVLLAAVLFIKRMSDVAEVEAVTTALKADDEEAARNELARQVPKGVVVYELAGSLFFGAVDKFKETLNRIAVKPKILIIRMRSVSSIDAAGINMIEDLMNHCKKDGTQLLLSGVHAQPVVALTRAGVLKQLGEENALGNIDAALNRAREILGLPVVDVSIDPNPTVSWEKGLDKPWLPEESNAAVAEGTPEVIAEKVSEEPVWKL